GACCATCCGCGAGACCCTGCCCTTCCCCCTGGTCCGCCGCGTCTGAACGGGTGCTTTCGGGGGCCGCCCCGGTGTTGGTGTTCCGCGCGGGCCTTCCGCCATGCGACGGATTAGTCATGAAAGATGATCAGCTGACTCCAGGGCGGCGGGTCCTGCTCCGCGCCGCCGCGGTCCTCGGCCTGGCCACGACCGCGGCGTGCGGGGGAGCGGAGGGCCCATCCGGTCCGGGACCCGCCGCCCCCGCGGGCAGACCCGCCGCGGGCCCGCAGGCCGCACGCCGCCTCAAACCCTCCGCGTACCGCCTGCAGCCCCTCACGGGATACGGCCCCCCGCGCGCCGGACGAGCCCTGCCCCAAGTGCGCAAGGCGCCGATCCTGCGCATGCCGGGCCGTGAGCGGACGATGGTGCTCTCGTTCGACGACGGGCCGGACCCGCGCTACACCCCGGGCATCCTGCACACGCTCCGCAAGCACGACGTGCGGGCGATGTTCTTCGTCTGCGGCGAGATGGCCGTCGACAACGTGGACCTGCTGCGTCGGATGGCCGACGACGGGCACCTCATCGGCAACCACACCTGGAGCCACCCGCTGCTGCCCCGACTCGACAGGGCGGCGATGCGCGAGCAGATGGAGCGCACCTGCGACGTCATCGAGGAGGCCACCGGCGAGCCTCCCGAGTGGTTCAGGGCCCCCTACGGCGCGTGGAACCGCAACGCCTTCCAGCTGGGCGCCGAGCTCGGCATGGAGCCGCTCGCCTGGACCGTCGACACCCTCGACTGGACCGAGCCGGGCGCGGCGACCATCGTGCGGCGCGTCCGGGCCGGCGCGGGGCCCGGCGTCGTGGTGCTCTCGCACGACGCGGGCGGCGACCGCTCGGGCAGCGTCGAGGCGCTGCACACGTACCTGCCGGAACTGCTCGACTCCGGCTACCGCCTCACGGTGCCGAGCCGCTACATGTCCTGAGTCCCCGGGGCGTACTCGCCACGAGCCCCCCGTCCGTCTGGTTTCCCGCTCAGCGCACGGCGACCAGACGGGCGAACACCACGACGTTCCCGTCGTATCCGGACTGCTTGGAGAAACCGCCGCCGCAGGTGATGACCCGCAATTCGGGAGTTCCGCCGTTCCCGTAGACGCGCTTCCCGGGGAATTTGTTCTTGTCGAACACTTCGATGCCGTAGACCTCGAAAATAGCCGTCTTCTTGTCCGCGCGGCCGACCTCGATGTGATTGCCCTTCTTCAGCGAACCCAGGCCGTAGAAAACGGCGGGCCCCCGCTGGTTGTCCACATGGCCGACCACCACGGCCGTGCCCTTCTCGCCGGGCGACACGGCGCCGGTGAACCAGCCCGCGAGATTCGGGTCCTCGGGCGGCGGCGCATCCACCCACCCCTCCGGATCCAGCCCCACCTGCATGATCGGCGCGTCCACCCGGATGCCCTTGATGCGGACACGCTCGGCCGGCGAGAACGCGAGCGGCACCGGGGCGGCGGCTCCCGCGTCGGGCGCACGGTCCGCGGCCGCGGCGGACGCGGGCTGCGGCGGGCCCACGTCGAATTCCCCGGAACCATTGCGGATCAGCGCGAGTCCGGTCAGCAGGACAAGCGCCATCACACCCCACGGGGCGCGCTTCCTCTGCTTCTCCTCCTCCTGGAAGTCCTGCAGGTCCTGGAATTCGAACTCATCGGCCGGATGGGACGAAGGCATGCTCTATCCCCTCTCGAACACGGCGGAGAGCCGCGTCCGTTGCGCGTACCAAAACGCTAAACGCGGGGCGCGCGGCGTGCGAAAGGGCGGGAGCGAACGGGTGGCGACAGGGGCGAAGTGCGCCATCCGAGTCGCGCCGGACAGGATTTTTCTGACGGTCCGTGACCTGCGGTGATGCCGGGTCGCGCGGACGCGCCCCGGCGTGTCGTCTCACCAGGACGGCCGATCGCCGACATGCGGGCCCGCGCACGTCATCTGAGGGTCAGTCTGGGAGGCGCTCTCGCCGATCGACCGGGGACTGTATCCCCGGGGCGTCTTCCGCGGAGGAATGCCATGCGAACTTCTCGTATGCGGACCACACGTGCCCTCGCGGTCGCCGCGGCGGCCGTCGGTGCCGTCGGGCTCGCCGCCCCGGCCGCGTCCGCCTGGGCCGACCCGACCAACATCGTGGCGATGCCCAGCGTGATTCCGAGAGGGGGGCATCTGAC
The sequence above is a segment of the Streptomyces sp. Je 1-369 genome. Coding sequences within it:
- a CDS encoding polysaccharide deacetylase family protein; this translates as MKDDQLTPGRRVLLRAAAVLGLATTAACGGAEGPSGPGPAAPAGRPAAGPQAARRLKPSAYRLQPLTGYGPPRAGRALPQVRKAPILRMPGRERTMVLSFDDGPDPRYTPGILHTLRKHDVRAMFFVCGEMAVDNVDLLRRMADDGHLIGNHTWSHPLLPRLDRAAMREQMERTCDVIEEATGEPPEWFRAPYGAWNRNAFQLGAELGMEPLAWTVDTLDWTEPGAATIVRRVRAGAGPGVVVLSHDAGGDRSGSVEALHTYLPELLDSGYRLTVPSRYMS
- a CDS encoding class F sortase, encoding MPSSHPADEFEFQDLQDFQEEEKQRKRAPWGVMALVLLTGLALIRNGSGEFDVGPPQPASAAAADRAPDAGAAAPVPLAFSPAERVRIKGIRVDAPIMQVGLDPEGWVDAPPPEDPNLAGWFTGAVSPGEKGTAVVVGHVDNQRGPAVFYGLGSLKKGNHIEVGRADKKTAIFEVYGIEVFDKNKFPGKRVYGNGGTPELRVITCGGGFSKQSGYDGNVVVFARLVAVR